The following are encoded in a window of Fusarium oxysporum f. sp. lycopersici 4287 chromosome 5, whole genome shotgun sequence genomic DNA:
- a CDS encoding chromodomain-helicase-DNA-binding protein 1 yields MMSTPTLGGPSNGHLSPVDGISMSFDTGDHATDSDSHDAPDLTLDQPSPASSDEANNDSNIAHDNTHMSASEQSSEDNASDDGDFDMEESLPSQNEDAMEDRDSSTDSNRASKRKAPVEEDEYIKANPELYGLRRSTRPREQRKIVESDDSDSEPPVNRRTVKRRRVESSRPSSKIGTPTLRASTADSDSDSDTYGGARAKSLQKKARMQREAQPDLALAEKRWSSRRAAQVQQGAYEESDVDEDDDDDELAPMAYTVDYIDDSPYIEKVVRHRLKDGFEISYGLTKNDFEYFIKWQGKSHLHDTWETFQDIRDYRGYRKVENYFRKVIEYEVDIRVGDDIPPETKEQFFLDRERDEEAFEDYTKVERVVAVRDGEDDTEYLVKWKGLTYEECTWEVASEISDAFQDQIDQYLDRASRSWQSDRKETNLDTRSRMVKLEEQPDFIKGGELRNFQLRGLNFLCLNWTKGNNVILADEMGLGKTVQTVSFLSWLRNARRQEGPSLVVAPLSVIPAWCDTFNHWSPDINYVVYLGPEDARKIIREHELLVDGNPKKPKFNVLVTSYEFILQDWQFLQSIKWQTLAVDEAHRLKNRESQLYNRLVSFGIPCKILITGTPIQNNLAELSALLDFLNPGKVDIDEDLDSLSASDAQEKLQQLHKAIAPFILRRTKETVESDLPPKTEKIIRVELSDVQLEYYKNILTRNYTALCDATNGHKNSLLNIMMELKKISNHPYMFPGAEEKVLAGSVRREDQIKGLIASSGKMMLLDQLLSKLNKDGHRVLIFSQMVKMLDILGDYCSLRGYKFQRLDGTIAAGPRRMAINHFNADDSDDFCFLLSTRAGGLGINLMTADTVIIFDSDWNPQADLQAMARAHRIGQKRPVNIYRLVSKETVEEEVLERARNKLLLEYLTIQAGVTDDGKAAFKEELNKKGLRVEGPSSSEDIQMVLKMRSSKMFEQSGNQERLEQLDIDSILENAEVTKTKVDDKINLSSGGIDWDNFMQITDVKVDDINLDWDQIIPADKIAEIKAEEEKKQHEAYVAKVAAESAPRRAAIKSRHRESERDVRLKKRQKEQQDKEEDDRRPVPLDPKRPLNDKEQRSLIKAYFRYGSMDDRGDEIIKEAKLKERDPDYVKSVLDEFIKAAKEAVDDNYAQMVEEEKRLGKTLTKKDRKAVLIDFGDLKKVNAETAIERPKQLQLLRQVIRSHNDWHTFRLPDATKAASYSCAWGAKEDAMLLVGIDRHGFGAWPQIRDDPDLDMADKLFLEEHRVEKKEERSKGNDKMKAPGAVHLVRRSEYLLSVLQAKHSNDRVVQRAVENHHRNNKKSLANGHRGSATASPAPHNGKKSRDRDRDHLHGDLHRSRSHAEERGTPRPDFKRKHLSHEDSRSPKHRRIEEHRRSSKHGEDRERSEKRRHRDDEDRRDERRDERRDDRRHDKHRLSHSHRDDRREDRRDDRRDDRRDDRRHDRHREDRDRDRDRDRERERERERAHDSHPQDERRAKALRRLDELRRIGDNKDKRAEDNDAMIWFLLKPVRENFERILSTTKDNVKSSKERASIFGVELVVIGTFLDEKLAATAADEGLKSNFW; encoded by the exons atgaTGTCCACCCCTACTTTGGGGGGTCCCTCCAATGGACATTTGTCGCCGGTTGATGGAATCAGCATGTCGTTTGATACAGGAGATCATGCAACCGATAGCGACTCGCATGATGCCCCCGATCTCACGCTCGATCAACCATCACCGGCATCCTCAGACGAGGCGAACAACGATTCCAATATTGCCCACGACAATACACACATGTCAGCGAGTGAGCAATCCAGCGAAGACAATGCGTCTGATGACGGAGACTTCGATATGGAGGAGAGCCTCCCATCACAGAACGAAGACGCGATGGAAGACCGCGACAGCTCTACCGACTCGAATCGAGCCTCCAAGCGCAAAGCTCCtgtcgaggaagacgaaTATATCAAGGCTAATCCAGAGCTCTATgggttgagaagaagt ACGCGACCTCGAGAACAACGAAAGATT GTCGAATCTGATGATTCGGATTCTGAACCCCCTGTCAACCGTCGTACAGTCAAACGACGACGTGTTGAATCCTCCCGTCCTT CATCCAAGATTGGAACTCCAACATTGCGTGCCTCCACAGCCGATTCCGACTCCGACTCCGACACATATGGTGGTGCTCGCGCAAAGAGCCTGCAGAAGAAGGCTCGAATGCAACGCGAGGCACAGCCAGATCTCGCCCTTGCTGAAAAGCGCTGGTCGAGTCGTCGCGCTGCACAGGTACAACAAGGAGCATACGAAGAGAGCGAcgttgacgaggatgatgatgacgacgagcTCGCCCCCATGGCCTACACCGTTGACTACATCGACGATTCACCATATATAGAAAAAGTAGTCCGGCATAGGCTCAAAGACGGATTCGAAATCTCCTATGGGTTGACTAAGAACGACTTCGAATACTTCATCAAGTGGCAAGGCAAGTCGCACTTGCATGACACTTGGGAGACGTTCCAAGACATTCGAGATTATCGAGGTTACCGTAAAGTTGAGAATTACTTTAGAAAGGTGATTGAGTACGAGGTGGACATCCGCGTCGGCGATGATATCCCCCCCGAAACGAAGGAGCAATTTTTCCTTGACCGCGAGCGAGACGAGGAAGCATTTGAGGATTACACGAAGGTCGAGCGAGTGGTAGCTGTACGAGACGGTGAAGACGATACTGAGTATCTTGTCAAGTGGAAGGGCCTCACGTACGAAGAATGCACATGGGAGGTCGCGTCAGAAATCAGCGACGCGTTCCAAGACCAGATTGACCAATACCTTGATCGAGCATCACGCTCGTGGCAGTCAGACCGGAAGGAGACGAACCTCGACACGAGATCACGGATGGTGAAGCTCGAGGAGCAACCCGATTTCATCAAAGGCGGCGAACTCCGCAACTTTCAGCTTCGGGGTCTCAACTTCCTGTGTTTGAACTGGACAAAGGGCAACAACGTGATTCTCGCCGATGAAATGGGTCTCGGAAAAACGGTGCAGACTGTATCATTCCTCAGCTGGCTCCGTAATGCTCGACGTCAGGAGGGACCATCACTTGTGGTTGCTCCTCTCAGTGTCATCCCGGCTTGGTGCGACACTTTCAATCATTGGTCCCCTGACATCAACTATGTTGTCTACCTGGGGCCCGAGGATGCTCGAAAAATCATTCGTGAGCACGAGCTGCTCGTAGATGGCAACCCAAAGAAGCCCAAGTTCAATGTCCTTGTCACTTCATACGAGTTTATTCTCCAGGATTGGCAATTCCTGCAGTCTATCAAATGGCAGACGCTcgctgttgatgaggctcatCGCCTCAAGAACCGTGAATCCCAATTATACAACCGGCTGGTGAGCTTTGGCATTCCTTGCAAGATCCTGATCACAGGAACACCTATTCAAAATAACTTGGCCGAACTTTCTGCTCTGCTCGACTTTCTTAACCCCGGCAAAGTTGACATTGACGAAGATCTTGATTCCCTTTCTGCCAGCGATGCACAAGAAAAACTACAACAGCTTCACAAGGCCATTGCACCTTTCATTCTGCGACGAACCAAGGAAACCGTCGAGTCAGATCTTCCTCCCAAGACTGAAAAGATTATCCGCGTTGAGCTTTCAGATGTCCAGCTGGAGTACTACAAGAACATCCTGACCAGAAACTACACAGCCCTTTGCGACGCCACTAATGGACACAAGAACTCTCTCCTGAATATCATGATGGAACTAAAGAAGATCAGTAACCATCCTTACATGTTTCCTGGTGCTGAGGAGAAGGTCCTGGCCGGCAGCGTCCGCCGTGAAGATCAAATCAAGGGCTTAATTGCCAGTAGTGGAAAGATGATGTTACTCGATCAACTTCTTTCCAAGCTAAACAAAGATGGCCATCGAGTCCTGATTTTCAGTCAGATGGTCAAAATGCTTGATATTCTTGGTGACTACTGCTCTCTGCGAGGTTACAAGTTCCAGAGACTGGACGGCACTATTGCTGCTGGCCCCCGACGCATGGCCATCAACCACTTCAACGCTGATGACAGCGATGACTTTtgcttccttctctctaCTCGTGCAGGTGGTCTTGGAATCAACCTCATGACGGCAGACACTGTCATCATTTTCGACTCTGATTGGAACCCTCAAGCTGATTTGCAAGCCATGGCTCGTGCCCATCGCATCGGCCAGAAGCGTCCTGTAAACATCTACCGCCTAGTGTCCAAGGAGACtgtcgaggaggaggttCTCGAAAGGGCTCGCAACAAACTCTTACTCGAATACCTGACCATCCAGGCTGGTGTCACTGACGATGGTAAGGCAGCTTTCAAGGAGgaactcaacaagaagggTCTCAGGGTCGAAGGCCCGTCTTCGTCTGAAGATATCCAAATGGTTCTCAAGATGCGATCATCTAAGATGTTCGAACAGAGCGGCAACCAAGAACGGCTTGAACAACTCGACATTGACTCGATTCTTGAGAACGCTGAGGTCACCAAGACGAAGGTCGACGACAAGATAAACCTAAGCAGTGGCGGCATCGACTGGGACAATTTCATGCAAATTACTGATGTGaaagtggatgatatcaacCTTGATTGGGATCAAATTATCCCCGCCGATAAGATCGCCGAAATTAAGgccgaggaagaaaagaaacagcATGAGGCCTACGTTGCGAAGGTGGCGGCTGAAAGTGCTCCACGCAGAGCGGCCATCAAGAGCCGCCACAGAGAGAGCGAGCGTGATGTTCGCCTCAAGAAACGTCAGAAGGAGCAGCAAgacaaggaggaggatgaccGACGGCCCGTGCCTCTCGACCCTAAGCGCCCTTTGAACGATAAGGAACAACGTAGTCTAATAAAGGCTTATTTCCGTTACGGCTCAATGGATGACCGCGGCGATGAAATCATCAAGGAAGCCAAGCTGAAAGAAAGGGATCCAGACTACGTCAAGTCGGTCCTCGATGAATTCATCAAGGCAGCCAAGGAGGCCGTGGACGATAACTATGCTCAGAtggtggaagaagaaaagagactCGGGAAGACTCTCACGAAGAAGGACCGCAAAGCTGTCCTGATAGACTTTGGCGATCTCAAGAAAGTCAATGCTGAAACGGCCATCGAACGTCCGAagcagcttcaacttctccgaCAAGTCATTCGCAGCCACAATGACTGGCACACGTTTCGTCTCCCTGACGCGACGAAGGCTGCTAGCTACTCTTGTGCTTGGGGCGCTAAGGAAGATGCTATGCTCCTAGTCGGTATTGACAGACACGGCTTTGGCGCTTGGCCGCAGAttcgcgacgatcctgaTCTGGACATGGCAGACAAACTCTTCCTCGAAGAACATCGCgtggagaagaaagaggaacGTAGCAAGGGTAAtgacaagatgaaggctCCTGGCGCCGTTCACCTTGTTCGGCGGTCAGAGTACCTGCTTTCAGTCCTGCAAGCGAAGCACTCTAATGATCGTGTTGTGCAGCGAGCAGTAGAGAATCATCACCGCAACAACAAAAAGTCACTTGCCAATGGCCACCGCGGGAGTGCCACAGCGTCTCCTGCTCCGCACAACGGCAAGAAGTCTCGCGACCGCGACAGAGACCACCTCCATGGTGACCTGCACCGATCCCGAAGCCATGCGGAGGAGCGTGGAACCCCACGACCGGATTTCAAGCGGAAACATCTATCTCATGAAGATAGCCGCAGCCCTAAGCACCGCCGCATCGAGGAGCATCGTCGATCCAGTAAGCATGGAGAGGACAGGGAGAGGTCAGAGAAGCGGCGTCATCGGGATGATGAGGACCGTCGTGATGAGCGCCGAGATGAACGACGGGATGACCGGCGACATGATAAACATCGCCTCAGCCACAGTCATCGCGACGATCGTCGGGAAGACCGCCGAGATGACCGACGTGACGACCGTCGTGATGATCGACGACATGACCGACATCGTGAAGATCGTGATCGTGATCGTGATCGTGATCGCGaacgagagcgagagcgagagcgagcCCATGACTCGCATCCTCAGGATGAGCGCCGAGCCAAGGCTCTGCGAAGGCTGGACGAACTTCGCCGAATTGGCGACAACAAAGATAAGAGAGCTGAGGACAACGACGCCATGATCTGGTTTCTACTCAAACCGGTCCGAGAGAACTTTGAGAGGATTCTCTCTACAACTAAGGACAACGTCAAGTCAAGCAAGGAGCGGGCGTCTATCTTTGGCGTCGAGCTGGTCGTTATCGGCACTTTCCTCGACGAGAAATTGGCGGCCACTGCTGCTGACGAAGGTCTCAAGAGCAACTTCTGGTAA